In Sodalis ligni, a single genomic region encodes these proteins:
- a CDS encoding ArsC family reductase, whose protein sequence is MHEQDVSLTIYGIKNCDTMKKARRWLDEAQLPYRFHDYRADGVTGELLQGFIRRTDWRVLLNTRGTTWRKLSEEQRRQAEDAAGALALMLSQPAIIKRPVLQRQDGALLVGFDPAEYQKFTGRGV, encoded by the coding sequence ATGCATGAGCAAGATGTCTCATTAACGATCTACGGAATTAAAAACTGCGATACGATGAAAAAGGCCCGACGCTGGCTCGACGAGGCGCAGCTTCCCTACCGGTTTCATGATTACCGGGCCGACGGCGTAACCGGCGAACTGCTGCAGGGCTTTATCCGGCGGACCGACTGGCGAGTGCTGTTGAATACCCGCGGCACCACCTGGCGCAAGCTCAGCGAGGAGCAGCGCAGGCAGGCCGAAGATGCCGCCGGGGCGTTGGCATTGATGTTAAGCCAGCCGGCCATTATCAAACGTCCGGTTTTGCAGCGGCAGGACGGCGCCCTGCTGGTGGGTTTTGACCCGGCGGAGTATCAGAAATTTACCGGCCGGGGGGTATAA
- the dapE gene encoding succinyl-diaminopimelate desuccinylase: MACPVLELTQQLIRRPSLSPDDAGCQALLISRLQAAGFTVEPMPFGDTLNFWAWRGEGRTLAFAGHTDVVPGGNGEHWFTPPFEPALRDGMLYGRGAADMKGSLAAMTVAAERFVAQHPDHRGRLAFLVTSDEESTAVNGTVKVVEALMARGEHLDYCLVGEPSSHRHVGDIVKNGRRGSLTANLVVQGIQGHVAYPQLADNPVHRAIPALNELVSTVWDRGNAFFPPTTMQIANIQAGSGSNNVIPGELKVQFNFRFSTELTDGQIRSQVEALLQRHGLRYSLDWWLSGQPFLTARGELVEAVVNAVEHYQEFTPSLETTGGTSDGRFIARLGAQVVELGPVNATIHKVNECVSAADLQLLSRMYQRIMEQLVL, encoded by the coding sequence ATGGCCTGTCCGGTTCTGGAATTAACCCAACAGCTTATCAGGCGACCTTCCCTGAGTCCCGATGATGCGGGCTGCCAGGCGCTGCTGATATCCCGTCTTCAGGCTGCCGGTTTCACCGTTGAGCCGATGCCGTTCGGCGATACCCTGAACTTTTGGGCCTGGCGCGGCGAGGGGCGGACCCTGGCCTTTGCCGGCCATACCGACGTGGTTCCGGGCGGCAACGGGGAGCACTGGTTTACGCCTCCCTTCGAACCTGCCCTGCGCGACGGTATGCTATACGGCCGGGGCGCCGCCGATATGAAAGGTTCGCTGGCCGCCATGACCGTGGCCGCCGAGCGCTTTGTCGCCCAGCATCCGGATCATCGGGGACGGCTGGCGTTTCTTGTCACCTCCGATGAGGAAAGCACCGCCGTCAATGGCACGGTAAAGGTGGTGGAAGCACTGATGGCGCGCGGAGAACATCTGGATTATTGCCTGGTGGGAGAACCTTCAAGCCACCGGCATGTCGGGGATATCGTGAAAAACGGCCGGCGGGGTTCCCTGACCGCCAATCTGGTGGTCCAGGGTATCCAGGGCCATGTGGCCTATCCGCAATTGGCGGATAATCCGGTGCATCGCGCCATACCGGCGCTGAATGAACTGGTATCCACCGTTTGGGATCGGGGCAATGCGTTTTTCCCCCCCACCACGATGCAGATTGCCAATATCCAGGCCGGCAGCGGCAGCAATAACGTGATCCCCGGTGAGCTCAAGGTGCAGTTTAATTTCCGCTTCAGCACCGAGCTGACCGACGGACAAATCCGATCCCAGGTGGAGGCCTTGCTGCAGCGCCACGGCCTGCGCTACAGCCTTGACTGGTGGTTATCCGGCCAGCCTTTTCTTACCGCCCGCGGCGAACTGGTGGAGGCGGTGGTCAACGCGGTGGAGCATTACCAGGAATTCACCCCTTCCCTGGAAACCACCGGCGGCACGTCGGACGGCAGATTTATTGCCCGCCTGGGCGCCCAGGTGGTGGAGCTGGGGCCGGTGAACGCCACCATCCATAAAGTGAATGAGTGCGTCAGCGCCGCCGACCTGCAATTGCTGAGCCGAATGTATCAGCGCATTATGGAGCAATTGGTCCTATGA
- a CDS encoding M15 family metallopeptidase: protein MMTPDMLTGQTDRHVILLSEGHRLQSEAAAAFNGLRQAGRLQGFNLRPASSFRDFDRQLAIWNGKFHGRRPLLDKESRPLDSQSLSVPERCEAILRWSALPGTSRHHWGSDVDVYDPDLLPAGRTLQLTPAEYQPGGYFAPLTEWLTEHMADYGFYRPYARDRGGVAIEPWHLSYRPLACQAECLLTPDIVSASWKEYEVAGSTWIIPQLPAIFRRYIGNVDKE, encoded by the coding sequence ATGATGACCCCGGATATGCTTACCGGCCAAACCGACCGGCATGTGATCCTCCTTTCCGAGGGGCATCGTCTGCAATCGGAGGCCGCGGCCGCGTTTAACGGCCTGCGGCAGGCCGGCAGATTGCAGGGATTCAATCTGCGGCCCGCCAGCAGCTTTCGCGATTTTGACCGGCAATTGGCTATCTGGAATGGAAAATTTCACGGTCGGCGACCATTATTAGATAAAGAGAGCCGTCCGCTGGACAGTCAAAGCCTGAGCGTACCGGAGCGTTGTGAAGCCATATTGCGCTGGTCGGCCCTGCCCGGCACCAGCCGCCACCATTGGGGCAGCGACGTTGACGTTTACGATCCCGATCTGCTGCCCGCCGGCCGCACATTGCAATTGACCCCGGCGGAGTATCAGCCCGGGGGCTATTTCGCCCCGTTGACCGAGTGGTTAACCGAACATATGGCGGACTATGGTTTTTATCGTCCTTACGCCCGCGATCGCGGCGGTGTCGCCATAGAACCCTGGCATCTGAGTTATCGTCCGCTGGCCTGCCAGGCCGAATGCTTGTTAACGCCGGACATTGTGTCGGCGTCATGGAAAGAGTATGAAGTGGCGGGGTCAACGTGGATTATTCCGCAGTTACCGGCCATTTTTCGCCGTTATATCGGCAATGTCGATAAGGAGTGA
- a CDS encoding YpfN family protein, which produces MEWLAKYWWIILILLAGMLISGIKELRRVDVKRYLKDKPELPPHRDNNAKWDEDDDWPKKK; this is translated from the coding sequence ATGGAATGGTTGGCGAAATATTGGTGGATCATCTTGATTCTGCTGGCGGGCATGCTGATTTCCGGCATCAAGGAACTGCGCCGGGTGGATGTCAAGCGCTACCTTAAAGACAAGCCGGAGTTGCCGCCCCATCGGGACAATAACGCCAAATGGGATGAGGACGATGACTGGCCGAAAAAGAAATAG
- a CDS encoding tRNA(Met) cytidine acetyltransferase TmcA, which produces MADWLAETAASMRRSGIRRLLVLSGDPLWSASLVRELRLLLPGDWLWVGRAEDGAGITATPAAIKSLLGREFQHGVFDARTGLAADALAALAGMLTAGSWLVLLTPPWDDWPFLPDRDSLRWSEQPEPIATPSFIHHFQHSLQHCHETALFRQHQTPSLPVWAARPRWQPPKGGPTVEQQALLERLLAAQSGIYVLTAPRGRGKSTLAGMLAAGTKARCWVAAPARQAADVLAQYAANRARFFSPDALLEHCRTHPAADWLLVDEAAAIPLPLLRQLISYFPRVLLTTTVQGYEGTGRGFLLKFCASLPQWHSLTLQQPLRWAAADPLESWLAEALLLDPVSSGGGGNPLLSCNPPDSAGPVPIPTPQEPGGVEPAQDPSLHHHGDEPAQDRSSGYYGGAPSFSEPGQKSWERHPQALRAFYDLLTGAHYRTSPLDLRRLMDAPGQHFIVARRQDAVIGGLWTVDEGGLTPEMAHEVWAGRRRPPGNLVAQSLAAHGGIRTAAQLLSRRVSRIAVAAAHRRRGVGRELLRQARMRAAEDGLDFLSVSFGLTDELRQFWQASGFRLVHIGSRLEASSGCYSAMALLPLSAAGQRMTQRAEVRFARAQRLSTDDGGWELDDGDWRDLAGFAFAHRPPEACRAALLRLLRLSPLPLPALRGELEQRLGDAEMVARIGVTGKKALLIRRREETAAALLSLDEKTCGIWRRVSEPGGYLADVSDI; this is translated from the coding sequence ATGGCGGACTGGTTGGCCGAGACCGCGGCATCCATGCGCCGTTCCGGCATCCGGCGGCTGCTGGTATTAAGCGGCGACCCGCTTTGGAGCGCTTCGCTGGTCCGCGAGCTGCGCCTGCTGTTGCCCGGCGATTGGCTTTGGGTTGGCCGGGCGGAAGACGGCGCCGGTATCACGGCTACCCCGGCCGCCATTAAATCCCTGCTGGGACGCGAGTTTCAGCATGGGGTCTTCGACGCCCGCACCGGTCTGGCGGCGGACGCCCTGGCGGCATTGGCCGGGATGCTCACCGCCGGCAGCTGGCTGGTTTTGCTCACCCCCCCCTGGGATGACTGGCCCTTTCTGCCCGACCGGGATTCCCTGCGCTGGAGCGAACAGCCCGAGCCTATCGCCACCCCCTCATTTATTCATCATTTCCAGCACAGCCTGCAGCACTGCCATGAAACGGCGCTGTTTAGGCAGCATCAAACCCCCTCGCTGCCGGTGTGGGCGGCGCGGCCCCGGTGGCAGCCGCCCAAGGGTGGACCGACGGTTGAACAACAAGCCCTGCTGGAACGGCTCCTGGCGGCGCAGAGCGGCATTTATGTGTTGACCGCCCCGCGCGGGCGCGGCAAATCCACCCTGGCCGGCATGCTGGCGGCCGGGACCAAGGCACGCTGTTGGGTGGCGGCCCCGGCCAGGCAGGCCGCCGATGTGCTGGCGCAATACGCGGCGAACCGGGCCAGGTTTTTCTCGCCCGACGCGCTGCTGGAGCACTGCCGCACCCATCCGGCCGCGGACTGGCTGCTGGTGGATGAGGCCGCCGCCATTCCTCTGCCGTTATTGCGGCAGCTGATAAGCTATTTTCCACGGGTCTTGCTGACCACCACGGTACAGGGCTACGAAGGCACCGGCCGCGGGTTTCTGCTGAAGTTCTGCGCCTCGCTGCCGCAGTGGCACAGTCTGACACTACAACAGCCGCTGCGCTGGGCCGCCGCCGATCCGTTGGAATCCTGGCTGGCGGAGGCGCTGCTGCTGGATCCCGTTTCATCCGGGGGCGGCGGCAACCCTCTCTTATCGTGTAACCCGCCGGACTCCGCCGGACCTGTGCCCATCCCGACTCCGCAGGAACCTGGTGGCGTCGAGCCGGCGCAAGACCCGTCACTACATCATCATGGCGACGAGCCGGCGCAAGACCGTTCATCCGGATATTATGGCGGCGCGCCGTCTTTTAGCGAGCCGGGGCAGAAGAGCTGGGAGCGGCATCCGCAGGCCCTGAGGGCGTTTTACGATTTGCTTACCGGCGCCCACTACCGCACCTCGCCGCTGGATCTGCGCCGCCTGATGGATGCTCCCGGCCAGCATTTTATTGTCGCACGTAGACAGGATGCAGTGATTGGCGGGCTATGGACGGTGGACGAGGGCGGTTTAACGCCCGAGATGGCCCATGAGGTTTGGGCGGGACGACGCCGCCCGCCGGGCAATCTGGTGGCGCAGTCCCTGGCGGCCCATGGCGGCATCCGGACCGCGGCGCAGCTGCTATCCCGCCGGGTAAGCCGGATCGCGGTGGCCGCCGCTCACCGTCGCCGGGGCGTGGGGCGGGAATTATTGCGCCAGGCGCGTATGCGGGCGGCGGAAGACGGCCTGGATTTCCTGTCGGTGAGTTTCGGCCTCACCGATGAGTTGCGGCAATTCTGGCAGGCGTCCGGATTTCGGTTAGTCCATATCGGATCCCGTCTTGAGGCCAGCAGCGGATGCTATAGCGCCATGGCGCTGCTGCCCCTCAGCGCCGCCGGGCAGCGAATGACGCAGCGGGCAGAGGTGAGATTCGCCCGGGCACAGAGGCTATCGACTGATGATGGCGGATGGGAACTGGATGATGGCGACTGGCGGGATCTGGCCGGTTTTGCCTTTGCCCACCGGCCGCCGGAAGCCTGCCGGGCCGCGTTGCTGCGTCTGCTGCGGCTCTCCCCGCTGCCGCTGCCGGCCCTGCGCGGCGAGTTGGAGCAGCGGCTCGGCGACGCCGAGATGGTGGCCCGCATCGGCGTTACCGGCAAAAAGGCGTTATTGATCCGCCGGCGGGAGGAAACCGCGGCGGCGCTGCTGTCGCTGGATGAAAAAACCTGCGGCATCTGGCGACGGGTAAGTGAACCCGGCGGCTACCTGGCAGACGTAAGCGATATCTAA
- a CDS encoding DUF441 domain-containing protein has product MTFLDPTLLILLALAALGIISHNNTVTVAILFLLIVRLTPLSHFFPWVEKQGLTLGIIILTIGVMAPIASGTISASSVMHSFLHWKSLLAILIGVLVSWLGGRGVSLMSSQPSVVAGLLVGTVLGVALLRGVPVGPLIAAGLLSLVIGKH; this is encoded by the coding sequence ATGACTTTTTTGGATCCGACGCTACTGATTTTACTGGCGCTGGCGGCACTGGGCATTATCAGCCATAACAACACCGTCACAGTGGCCATCCTGTTCTTGCTTATCGTCCGTCTGACCCCGTTGAGCCATTTTTTTCCCTGGGTGGAAAAGCAGGGACTGACCCTCGGTATTATCATCCTGACCATCGGTGTTATGGCCCCCATAGCCAGCGGCACGATTTCCGCCAGCAGCGTCATGCACTCTTTTTTGCATTGGAAATCCCTGCTGGCCATTTTGATCGGGGTGCTGGTTTCCTGGCTGGGCGGCCGCGGTGTTTCCCTGATGTCGAGCCAGCCTTCGGTGGTGGCCGGCCTGCTGGTGGGCACGGTGCTTGGGGTGGCGCTGCTGCGCGGCGTGCCGGTAGGCCCGTTGATTGCCGCCGGTCTTTTGTCATTAGTGATTGGCAAACATTGA
- the purC gene encoding phosphoribosylaminoimidazolesuccinocarboxamide synthase, whose product MQKLAELYRGKAKTVYTTQDPDLLILEFRNDTSALDGQRIEQFERKGLVNNKFNYFIMTKLAEAGIPTQMVRLLSDTEVLVKKLSMIPVECVVRNRAAGSLVKRLGIKEGEILNPPLFDMFLKNDAMHDPMINESYCATFGWASEAHLARMKQLTYQANDVLSKIFDDAGLILVDFKLEFGLFQGEVVLGDEFSPDGSRLWDKATLNKMDKDRFRQSLGGVIEAYGKVAHRSGVERDGRAFFPLSLCEAA is encoded by the coding sequence ATGCAAAAGTTAGCTGAGTTGTATCGCGGAAAGGCGAAAACGGTCTATACCACCCAGGATCCGGATTTGCTGATTTTAGAATTCCGCAATGATACGTCAGCATTGGATGGCCAACGTATTGAACAATTCGAGCGTAAGGGCTTGGTTAATAATAAATTCAACTATTTTATCATGACCAAACTCGCCGAAGCCGGTATTCCCACGCAAATGGTCCGCCTATTGTCGGATACCGAGGTACTGGTTAAAAAATTATCCATGATTCCGGTAGAGTGCGTCGTGCGCAACCGCGCGGCCGGATCCCTGGTGAAGCGTCTGGGCATCAAAGAAGGCGAGATCCTCAATCCGCCGCTGTTCGATATGTTTTTGAAGAACGACGCCATGCACGATCCGATGATTAACGAATCTTACTGCGCCACCTTCGGCTGGGCGAGCGAAGCGCATCTGGCCCGTATGAAGCAGTTGACCTATCAGGCCAATGACGTTTTAAGCAAGATTTTTGACGATGCGGGCCTGATCCTGGTGGATTTCAAGCTGGAATTCGGTTTGTTCCAGGGTGAGGTGGTGCTCGGTGATGAATTCTCACCGGACGGCAGCCGTTTGTGGGATAAAGCCACTCTCAATAAGATGGACAAGGATCGTTTCCGTCAAAGTCTGGGCGGCGTGATTGAAGCCTATGGGAAAGTCGCACACCGTAGCGGCGTAGAGCGGGACGGACGCGCATTCTTTCCCCTCTCCCTCTGTGAGGCGGCGTAA
- the bamC gene encoding outer membrane protein assembly factor BamC, which produces MAYSLQKSVVAKVVGASLFMLLAACTSDQRYKRQVNGNEDYLQAPALSALNSPSGMILPVENGDYEVPPGSLKGQVGKELDVRPPAQPLALLDGSRSQYSGDTAVIQIENSAQARDLWSRVVGVVQSKGYTIASRQDADQTLNTDWVQWSRADEDVQYRGRYQVSLRTEGYQTSLMVKSLALEQQNNPVAAPAMVQRYTVSMLNSVAQGLEQLNEDQDKSRISGQTADLSVESGADDSGLPLLVVRSSYAVVWQHLPSALDKIGMKVKDTSRPLGTISVTYDSPSSGTWDDLGAKDPGLVNGDYKLQVGDLGNRSTLQFTDPKGHTLTQSQNDALVQVFQAALSKSSTH; this is translated from the coding sequence ATGGCTTATTCATTACAAAAGTCGGTGGTGGCAAAAGTGGTGGGCGCGTCGTTGTTCATGCTGCTTGCGGCCTGTACCAGCGATCAGCGTTATAAACGTCAGGTAAACGGCAATGAAGATTACCTGCAGGCACCGGCACTTAGCGCGCTTAACAGTCCATCCGGTATGATTCTGCCCGTTGAGAACGGGGATTACGAAGTACCCCCCGGATCGCTGAAAGGCCAGGTAGGCAAGGAACTGGATGTCCGGCCGCCGGCGCAGCCATTGGCTTTGTTGGACGGTTCCCGTTCGCAGTATAGCGGCGATACCGCGGTCATCCAGATTGAAAACAGCGCGCAGGCCCGTGATTTGTGGTCGCGGGTCGTGGGTGTGGTGCAAAGCAAGGGCTACACCATCGCCTCCCGCCAGGACGCCGACCAGACATTAAACACCGATTGGGTGCAATGGTCCCGTGCCGACGAGGATGTGCAATATCGCGGCCGCTACCAGGTGAGCCTGCGTACCGAGGGTTATCAAACCTCGCTGATGGTGAAATCACTGGCGCTTGAACAGCAAAACAACCCGGTGGCGGCGCCGGCCATGGTCCAGCGTTACACCGTGTCGATGCTGAACAGCGTGGCGCAGGGGCTCGAACAGCTCAACGAGGATCAGGACAAGAGCCGGATATCCGGCCAGACCGCCGATTTAAGCGTTGAAAGCGGGGCGGATGACTCCGGTCTGCCGCTGCTGGTGGTGCGCTCATCCTATGCGGTGGTGTGGCAGCATCTGCCGTCGGCGCTGGATAAGATCGGCATGAAGGTGAAGGATACCAGCCGTCCGCTGGGGACCATCTCCGTCACCTATGATTCTCCGAGCAGCGGTACCTGGGATGACCTGGGCGCCAAAGACCCCGGCCTGGTTAACGGCGATTACAAGCTGCAGGTGGGAGATCTGGGCAACCGCAGCACCCTGCAGTTTACCGATCCAAAAGGCCATACCCTCACCCAGTCGCAAAACGACGCCCTGGTGCAGGTATTCCAGGCGGCTCTCAGCAAGTCGTCTACCCACTAA
- the dapA gene encoding 4-hydroxy-tetrahydrodipicolinate synthase, with translation MFTGSIVALVTPMDDKGAVDWASLKKLIDYHVASGTSAIVSVGTTGESSTLSHDEHGEVVMRTLELSDGRIPVIAGTGANSTSEAICLTQRFNNSGVVGCLTVTPYYNKPTQEGLFQHFKAIAEHTDLPQILYNVPSRTGCDMLPPTIARLSKIKNIVAVKEATGNLNRVSQIQELVDDDFILLSGDDSTGLDFMQLGGRGVISVTANVAAREMAQMCALAAQGNFLEARRLNQRLMPLHQKLFIESNPIPVKWACKALGLMATDTLRLPMTPLTENDSRVVEQALTDAGLL, from the coding sequence ATGTTTACGGGAAGCATAGTTGCACTGGTTACACCAATGGATGACAAGGGTGCCGTCGATTGGGCGAGTTTAAAAAAATTAATCGATTATCATGTCGCCAGCGGAACGTCGGCGATAGTCTCAGTCGGCACCACCGGCGAGTCATCCACCCTGAGCCACGATGAGCATGGCGAAGTGGTGATGCGGACCTTGGAACTGAGCGACGGCCGTATCCCGGTGATCGCCGGCACCGGCGCCAATTCAACCTCGGAAGCGATTTGCCTGACGCAGCGTTTTAACAACAGCGGCGTGGTGGGATGCCTGACGGTGACGCCTTATTACAACAAACCGACCCAGGAAGGCCTGTTCCAGCATTTCAAGGCGATCGCCGAACACACAGACTTGCCGCAAATCCTGTATAATGTGCCGTCGCGTACCGGTTGTGATATGTTGCCGCCCACGATTGCGCGTTTGTCCAAAATTAAAAATATCGTCGCGGTAAAAGAAGCCACGGGGAACTTAAACCGTGTCAGCCAGATCCAAGAGCTGGTTGATGATGATTTTATCCTGCTCAGCGGGGACGATTCCACCGGGCTGGACTTCATGCAACTGGGCGGCAGGGGCGTGATTTCCGTCACGGCGAACGTCGCCGCCCGCGAAATGGCGCAAATGTGCGCGCTGGCGGCGCAGGGCAATTTTCTTGAAGCGCGCCGGTTGAATCAGCGCCTGATGCCGTTGCATCAGAAATTATTTATAGAATCCAACCCAATTCCCGTTAAGTGGGCCTGTAAAGCATTGGGATTAATGGCAACCGATACGTTACGTTTGCCGATGACGCCGCTGACCGAGAATGATAGCCGTGTTGTTGAACAAGCGTTAACGGATGCCGGTTTGCTGTAA
- a CDS encoding glycine cleavage system transcriptional repressor, whose translation MPQQQQHYLVITALGTDRPGIVNTITRHVSGCGCNIEDSRLAMLGEEFTLIMLLSGSWNAITLIESTLPLQGVDLDLLIVMKRTVASEQKETPTTVWVKVEVEDSPHLIERFTDLFDSHHMNIAELVSKTQPAQGEHPPRLYIQITAHGSSDRPVGEIEDTFHQLCTELNAQGSISVVNHPQN comes from the coding sequence TTGCCGCAGCAACAACAACATTATCTGGTCATCACCGCGCTGGGCACCGACCGTCCCGGTATTGTCAATACCATCACCCGGCATGTCAGCGGGTGTGGCTGTAATATTGAAGATAGCCGCCTCGCCATGCTGGGGGAAGAATTCACGCTGATCATGTTGTTATCCGGCAGTTGGAACGCCATCACGCTTATCGAATCCACCCTGCCCCTCCAGGGTGTCGACCTGGATTTGCTTATCGTGATGAAACGAACCGTCGCCAGTGAACAAAAAGAGACGCCCACCACGGTCTGGGTTAAGGTGGAAGTGGAGGATTCCCCCCACCTGATTGAGCGTTTTACCGATTTGTTCGACAGCCATCATATGAATATCGCCGAGCTGGTTTCCAAAACGCAGCCGGCTCAGGGTGAACATCCGCCGCGGCTTTATATCCAGATTACCGCCCATGGCTCGTCGGATCGGCCGGTGGGAGAGATCGAAGATACGTTTCATCAACTCTGTACAGAACTGAATGCGCAAGGCAGTATTAGTGTTGTGAATCATCCACAGAATTAA
- the bcp gene encoding thioredoxin-dependent thiol peroxidase produces MTPLKAGDTAPKFSLPDQDGEQVSLTDFQGQKVLVYFYPKAMTPGCTVQACGLRDNMDELHKSGVEVLGISTDKPEKLSKFVEKELLNFTLLSDADHSVAEEFGVWGEKSFMGKTYDGIHRISFLIGLDGKIEKVFDDFKTSNHHDIVLAYLKGA; encoded by the coding sequence ATGACGCCACTGAAAGCCGGTGATACTGCGCCGAAATTTAGCTTGCCCGATCAGGACGGTGAACAGGTTAGTCTGACCGACTTCCAGGGACAAAAAGTATTGGTTTACTTTTATCCCAAGGCCATGACTCCTGGCTGTACCGTGCAAGCCTGCGGGCTGCGTGATAATATGGACGAACTGCATAAATCGGGCGTGGAAGTTCTCGGCATCAGCACCGACAAACCGGAAAAGCTGTCGAAATTCGTTGAGAAAGAGCTGCTTAATTTCACCCTGTTGTCCGATGCCGATCACAGCGTGGCCGAAGAATTCGGCGTATGGGGTGAAAAATCCTTTATGGGTAAAACCTATGACGGCATACATCGCATTAGCTTCCTGATCGGACTCGACGGCAAGATTGAGAAGGTGTTCGACGACTTCAAAACCAGTAACCATCACGATATCGTGCTGGCCTACCTTAAAGGCGCCTGA
- a CDS encoding tetratricopeptide repeat protein codes for MLPRMKNSLIAGLLAAMALTYCPFLLADDSDQLPDMGTTAGSTLSIGQEIQMGDFYVRQLRGNSPLINDPLLEAYINHLGNILVSHAHSVNFPFHFFLIRNDELNAFAFFGGNVVVHSAIFRYTDNESQLASVLAHEISHVTQRHLARAMEDQKRSAPLTWAGALGSILLTMANPQMGMAALSGTLAGTQQGIISFTQGNEQEADRVGIQVLQRSGFDPQAMPDFLQKLADDTHYSTTPPEMLLTHPLPMSRLADIRNRANQMRHVVMDSSQDFYLAKARILGMYSTTNNVLGDDTLTRWKKGNARQQIAAQYGEAVLFLEAKKYDDARRSLQPLLSKQPASIWFVDLMTDIDLAQQRAPQAIARLEALVKVQDNSANPVLLLNLANAYVEGHRYNDAIHLLNRYTFNHQDDTNGWDLLAQACAGLGMRDQELAARAESLALNGQLDQAVRALSNASSLVKLGSLQQARYDARIDQLRDLEKRFKPYQKS; via the coding sequence ATGCTACCAAGGATGAAAAACAGCCTTATCGCCGGCCTGCTGGCCGCCATGGCCCTGACCTATTGCCCGTTTCTGTTGGCTGATGATTCGGACCAGCTGCCCGATATGGGCACCACGGCCGGCAGCACGCTGAGCATCGGCCAGGAAATACAGATGGGGGATTTTTATGTCCGTCAGTTGCGCGGCAATTCGCCCCTGATTAACGACCCCCTGCTCGAGGCCTATATCAACCATCTGGGCAACATTCTGGTGTCCCATGCCCATTCGGTGAATTTCCCGTTTCACTTCTTCCTGATCCGCAACGACGAACTGAACGCCTTTGCCTTTTTCGGCGGCAACGTGGTGGTGCATTCGGCAATATTCCGCTATACCGATAACGAAAGCCAGCTAGCCTCGGTGCTGGCCCATGAAATATCCCATGTGACCCAGCGCCACCTGGCGCGCGCCATGGAAGATCAAAAACGCAGCGCGCCTCTGACCTGGGCCGGCGCGCTGGGGTCCATATTGCTGACCATGGCTAACCCGCAGATGGGCATGGCGGCGCTCAGCGGTACCCTCGCCGGGACGCAGCAGGGAATCATCAGCTTTACCCAGGGCAATGAGCAGGAAGCGGATCGCGTCGGCATTCAGGTGTTGCAGCGCTCCGGTTTTGATCCGCAGGCCATGCCTGATTTTTTGCAAAAGCTGGCGGACGATACCCATTATTCCACTACCCCGCCGGAAATGCTGTTGACCCACCCCCTGCCGATGAGCCGCCTGGCGGATATCCGCAACCGGGCCAACCAGATGCGGCATGTGGTGATGGATTCGTCACAGGACTTTTATCTGGCCAAGGCGCGGATTCTCGGCATGTACAGCACCACCAACAACGTCCTGGGGGACGACACCCTCACCCGCTGGAAAAAGGGCAACGCGCGTCAGCAAATCGCCGCGCAATATGGTGAAGCGGTGCTGTTTCTAGAGGCGAAAAAATACGACGATGCCCGCCGATCCCTGCAACCGCTGCTCAGCAAACAGCCGGCCAGTATCTGGTTCGTGGATTTGATGACCGATATCGACCTGGCGCAGCAGCGCGCGCCGCAGGCCATTGCCCGGCTGGAGGCGCTGGTAAAGGTACAGGACAATTCCGCCAATCCGGTTTTGCTGCTTAATCTGGCGAACGCTTACGTGGAAGGCCATCGTTATAATGATGCCATCCATCTTCTTAACCGTTACACCTTCAATCATCAAGACGATACCAACGGCTGGGATCTCCTGGCGCAAGCCTGCGCCGGCTTGGGAATGAGGGATCAGGAACTGGCGGCGCGCGCGGAAAGCCTGGCGCTGAACGGCCAGCTCGATCAGGCCGTCCGGGCATTAAGCAATGCCAGCTCGCTGGTGAAATTGGGCAGTCTGCAACAGGCCCGTTACGATGCCCGGATCGATCAACTGCGGGATTTGGAAAAACGCTTCAAGCCTTACCAGAAATCCTGA